The following coding sequences are from one Microtus pennsylvanicus isolate mMicPen1 chromosome 1, mMicPen1.hap1, whole genome shotgun sequence window:
- the Clip3 gene encoding CAP-Gly domain-containing linker protein 3 → MTKTDPAPMAPPPRGEEEEEEEEDEPVPEAPSPTQERRQKPVVHPSAPAPLPKDYAFTFFDPNDPACQEILFDPKTTIPELFAIVRQWVPQVQHKIDVIGNEILRRGCHVNDRDGLTDMTLLHYACKAGAHGVGDPAAAVRLSQQLLALGADVTLRSRWTNMNALHYAAYFDVPDLVRVLLKGARPRVVNSTCSDFNHGSALHIAASNLCLGAAKCLLEHGANPALRNRKGQVPAEVVPDPMDMSLDKAEAALVAKELRTLLEEAVPLSCTLPKVTLPNYDNVPGNLMLSALGLRLGDRVLLDGQKTGTLRFCGTTEFASGQWVGVELDEPEGKNDGSVGGVRYFICPPKQGLFASVSKISKAVDAPPSSVTSTPRTPRMDFSRVTGKGRREHKGKKKSPSSPSLGSLQQREGAKAEVGDQVLVAGQKQGIVRFYGKTDFAPGYWYGIELDQPTGKHDGSVFGVRYFTCAPRHGVFAPASRIQRIGGSTDPPGDSVGAKKVHQVTMTQPKRTFTTVRTPKDIASENSISRLLFCCWFPWMLRAEMQS, encoded by the exons ATGACTAAGACAGATCCTGCCCCAATGGCCCCTCCACCccgaggggaggaggaagaagaggaggaagaggatgaaccTGTCCCAGaagcccccagccccacccaagAACGCCGGCAGAAGCCTGTTGTGCACCCCTCAGCACCTGCCCCACTCCCCAAGGACTACG CTTTCACCTTCTTCGATCCCAATGACCCTGCGTGCCAGGAGATTCTGTTTGACCCGAAGACCACCATCCCAGAGCTGTTCGCCATCGTTCGCCAGTGGGTGCCCCAAGTGCAGCACAAAATAGACGTCATCGGCAATGAG ATTCTGCGTCGTGGCTGCCACGTGAATGATCGCGATGGACTCACCGACATGACACTGCTCCATTATGCGTGCAAGGCTGGGGCCCATGGAGTCG gagaccctgcagcagcGGTGCGTCTCTCACAGCAGCTGCTGGCGCTGGGCGCAGATGTGACCCTGCGCAGCCGCTGGACCAACATGAATGCGCTTCACTATGCGGCTTATTTTGATGTGCCAGACCTAGTGCGTGTGCTGCTGAAGGGGGCAAGGCCCAGGG TGGTGAACTCGACGTGCAGTGACTTCAACCATGGCTCAGCTCTGCACATCGCTGCTTCGAATCTGTGCCTGGGCGCCGCCAAATGTTTACTGGAGCATGGTGCCAACCCAGCGCTGAGG AATCGAAAGGGACAGGTACCAGCGGAAGTGGTCCCGGACCCTATGGACATGTCCCTTGACAAGGCAGAGGCGGCACTGGTGGCCAAGGAACTACGGACCCTGCTGGAAGAGGCTGTGCCACTGTCTTGCACCCTTCCCAAAGTCACACTACCCAACTATGACAATGTTCCAGGCAATCTCATGCTCAGTGCCCTGGGCCTGCGCCTAGGAGACCGAGTGCTGCTAGATGGCCAGAAG ACGGGCACGCTGCGGTTCTGCGGGACCACCGAGTTCGCCAGCGGCCAGTGGGTGGGCGTGGAGCTAGATGAACCGGAGGGCAAGAACGATGGCAGTGTTGGGGGTGTCCGGTACTTTATCTGCCCTCCAAAGCAGG gtcTCTTTGCTTCTGTGTCCAAGATCTCCAAGGCAGTGGACGCACCCCCCTCTTCTGTTACCTCCACGCCCCGGACTCCCCGGATGGATTTCTCCCGTGTAACTGGCAAAGGCCGGAGGGAACACAAAG GGAAGAAGAAGTCGCCATCTTCCCCATCTCTGGGCAGCCTACAGCAGCGTGAAGGGGCCAAGGCTGAAGTTGGAGACCAAGTCCTTGTCGCCGGCCAGAAGCAGGGGATTGTGCGCTTCTATGGGAAGACTGACTTTGCTCCAG GTTACTGGTATGGCATCGAGCTGGACCAACCCACAGGCAAACATGACGGCTCTGTGTTTGGAGTTCGGTACTTTACCTGCGCCCCGCGACATGGGGTCTTTGCACCAGCTTCACGCATCCAGAG GATTGGTGGATCCACCGATCCCCCTGGAGACAGTGTTGGAGCCAAAAAAGTGCATCAAGTTACAA TGACACAGCCCAAACGCACCTTCACAACAGTCCGGACCCCAAAGGACATTGCATCAGAGAACTCTATCTCCAG ATTACTCTTCTGCTGCTGGTTTCCCTGGATGCTGAGGGCGGAGATGCAGTCCTAG
- the Thap8 gene encoding LOW QUALITY PROTEIN: THAP domain-containing protein 8 (The sequence of the model RefSeq protein was modified relative to this genomic sequence to represent the inferred CDS: substituted 3 bases at 3 genomic stop codons) — MGREHWVPSCHRCLCCLRSERFTPSCFQGXWGVGHLRPDVLLSIFQSQIRTRSTEMPVALPLPPGQEVSSTPLELSSMASGPVHFMVLGPHIRDHAPDPLSLPHASIGPRPLVPDRPPQAGLEATLGALQQRVHRLXRRQEWRQAQLQALEQLAXQLHWESLLACTHNDPLC, encoded by the exons ATGGGCCGTGAGCACTGGGTACCCAGCTGCCACCGCTGCTTGTGCTGCTTGCGCAGTGAGCGTTTCACACCCTCGTGCTTCCAGGGGTGATGGGGAGTTGGTCACCTGCGGCCTGATGTCCTGCTCTCCATCTTCCAG AGCCAGATAAGAACCAGAAGCACCGAGATGCCTGTggcactgcctcttcctcccgggCAGGAGGTTTCATCCACGCCTCTGGAGCTCAGCAGCATGGCCTCTGGCCCTGTGCATTTCATGGTACTGGGACCCCACATCAGAGACCATGCTCCTGACCCCTTGTCCCTCCCGCATGCTTCCATAGGGCCAAGACCTTTAGTTCCTGACCGGCCCCCACAAGCTGGGCTGGAAGCTACTCTTGGGGCACTGCAACAGAGAGTTCACAGGTTATAGAGGCGCCAGGAGTGGCGCCAGGCACAGCTGCAAGCTTTGGAACAGCTGGCATAGCAGCTGCACTGGGAGAGCCTGCTGGCCTGCACACACAATGATCCATTGTGCTGA